One part of the Paenibacillus silvisoli genome encodes these proteins:
- a CDS encoding GerAB/ArcD/ProY family transporter, which yields MNHAKLPLGPIQLFCLLFQAQFGLGVLSLPHSIDMAESDGWIACLFGGLLNIILVLLVCKLVRYDWSKTVFQMLRTKLGPYVGSLLLLAVAVYSFTICYETLANWIFLSNLWAYEKTPAWMLTLLLVGGCALLVYHPIRVFARFSTFAMAFVPVFVLLICYTLKDANLDYVLPVFAAGPMKIGSGAWNSMMSYVGVELLLVLAPCVQMPPASVLRVAIYSNIAIMAVYMLCTFSATAIFGSEMVSFIHDPLLFQFKTISFKMIERTDLLVLTMWILFIMTTLSSYYFLFVSAVTSMWGSTPNKRVRLWVLIAGAVALFVLGEWQLTVSQLTRLQHFIGLYVPAAAFGLPILMLLMMSLSKRLSGGKGVRT from the coding sequence GGCCGAATCTGACGGTTGGATCGCCTGTTTGTTTGGCGGCTTGTTGAATATCATCCTCGTTCTGCTCGTTTGTAAGCTTGTTCGGTACGATTGGAGCAAAACCGTGTTTCAGATGCTTCGAACGAAGCTCGGTCCTTACGTCGGAAGCCTGCTGCTTCTGGCGGTCGCGGTTTACTCGTTCACCATTTGCTATGAAACGCTGGCTAATTGGATATTTCTATCCAACCTATGGGCATACGAGAAGACGCCTGCCTGGATGCTGACGCTGCTGCTTGTCGGCGGATGCGCCTTGCTCGTGTATCATCCGATCCGCGTGTTCGCCCGTTTCTCCACGTTCGCCATGGCATTCGTCCCGGTGTTCGTCTTGCTCATCTGCTACACGCTTAAGGACGCCAATTTGGATTATGTGCTGCCCGTATTCGCAGCAGGTCCTATGAAAATCGGTTCCGGTGCTTGGAACAGCATGATGTCGTACGTGGGCGTCGAGCTGTTGCTAGTACTTGCTCCTTGCGTCCAAATGCCGCCTGCATCCGTCTTGCGCGTTGCGATATACAGTAACATCGCTATTATGGCCGTCTATATGCTGTGCACCTTCTCCGCGACGGCCATCTTCGGCTCCGAAATGGTCAGCTTCATCCACGATCCGCTGCTGTTTCAATTTAAGACGATCTCGTTCAAGATGATCGAGCGGACGGATCTCCTTGTACTGACGATGTGGATTCTGTTTATCATGACTACACTATCGTCTTATTATTTTCTGTTTGTATCGGCTGTGACTTCGATGTGGGGCTCTACTCCAAACAAGAGAGTCCGGCTGTGGGTGCTGATAGCGGGGGCAGTTGCGTTATTCGTCCTTGGGGAATGGCAGTTGACCGTCTCGCAATTAACACGGCTTCAACACTTTATCGGGCTTTATGTGCCGGCAGCGGCGTTCGGTCTTCCTATTCTGATGCTGCTGATGATGAGCCTGAGCAAGCGGCTATCGGGCGGGAAGGGCGTGCGCACATGA
- a CDS encoding Ger(x)C family spore germination protein — MKLIIKALLLIFFLPWLTGCWDRRELKEIRIEQAEGFDLQENGKIRFTITIPSIKSATRSKSTIVVPSIGAEGRTINEAYLDIKKSVSQELDFGKARVILINKRFAKKGLYPALESYYRESHSPINVKMAIVDDSAGKLLEMKAEDRLMISDYLYDLLQSGEENGLIPKASPYLITALLMGRGIDVTLPIVNPAGANRAKLTGVALFHMKQMTGELDSDHAMLLVMLSKFNSMQFTVTEHVAALKTDISLFFNRENRKVTVTTGQDSIKAVVNVHVTGNLVEIPFLTKVDEETLQKISSELERKLNERAKEVIKELQQANCDALGIGVHVKAHHNRFWKSVKWEKVYPEITIEPRIKVDIVKKGVLE, encoded by the coding sequence ATGAAGCTGATCATAAAAGCGTTACTGCTGATATTCTTCCTTCCCTGGTTAACCGGGTGCTGGGACAGGCGCGAATTGAAGGAAATCCGAATCGAGCAGGCAGAGGGCTTCGACTTGCAGGAGAACGGCAAAATTCGATTCACCATCACTATTCCGTCCATAAAGTCGGCAACCCGATCGAAATCCACGATCGTCGTGCCGAGCATCGGCGCGGAAGGAAGAACGATCAACGAGGCGTACCTAGACATAAAAAAGAGCGTTTCCCAGGAGCTGGACTTCGGGAAAGCTCGCGTTATTCTGATCAACAAACGATTTGCCAAGAAAGGTCTGTATCCGGCGCTCGAATCGTATTACCGCGAATCCCATAGCCCCATCAATGTCAAAATGGCGATTGTGGATGACTCCGCCGGCAAACTGCTCGAGATGAAAGCCGAGGATCGCTTAATGATTAGCGACTATCTCTACGATCTGCTTCAGAGCGGGGAAGAGAACGGATTAATTCCGAAAGCCTCTCCCTATTTAATTACGGCCTTGCTGATGGGGCGCGGAATCGATGTTACGCTTCCAATCGTCAACCCGGCGGGAGCCAATCGGGCTAAACTAACAGGTGTCGCCCTCTTCCACATGAAGCAAATGACCGGCGAGCTGGACAGTGACCACGCGATGCTGCTCGTCATGCTTTCGAAATTTAATTCCATGCAATTCACGGTTACCGAGCATGTCGCTGCGCTGAAGACAGATATTTCGCTTTTCTTTAACCGGGAAAACCGAAAAGTCACTGTCACGACCGGCCAAGATTCCATTAAGGCAGTCGTTAACGTTCATGTAACAGGAAATCTAGTGGAGATTCCTTTTTTGACGAAAGTCGACGAAGAAACCCTGCAGAAGATCAGTTCGGAGTTGGAGCGGAAATTGAACGAACGCGCAAAGGAAGTGATCAAAGAGCTTCAGCAAGCGAACTGCGATGCGCTGGGAATCGGAGTCCATGTGAAAGCCCATCATAATCGTTTCTGGAAATCCGTGAAATGGGAAAAGGTCTATCCCGAGATCACCATCGAGCCTCGCATCAAGGTGGATATCGTGAAAAAGGGAGTTTTGGAATGA